The genomic window AGGCGGCCTCCATGATGAACGGCATCTGGATGTAGAAGCTGGACGCGCCGACGAGCCGCATGATGCCGGTCTCACGCCGACGGCTGAACGCCGATACACGCACCGTGTTGACGATCAGCATCAGTGCGATGACCAGCATCAGACCCATGACGAACAGCGCCGCGACGTTCATGCCGTTCATCAGGTCGAACAGGTTCTGCAGGATGTTGCGCTGGTCCTGGACGGACTGCACACCGTCCCGTCCCGCGAAGGCGGTGGCCACCACCTGGTACTTCTCCGGGTCCTTCAGCTTGACCCGGAACGACTCCTGCATCTGGTCCGGGGTGATGGTCGCGGCGATCGGGGTGTCGCCGTACTGCTCCCGGTAGTGCTTGTACGCCTGGTCGGCCGACTCGTAGTGGACCTTCTCGACGACGTTCATGTCGTCGAGATCGGCCTCGATCTCCTCTTTCTGCTGGGCGGTGACCGCGCCCTTGGAGCACTTCTCGTCGGTCTCCGCGTCGTTCTTGTTGCAGAGGAAGATGGAGACGTTGACCTTGTCGTACCAGAAGTCCTTCATGGTGCTGACCTGCTCGCGCATGAGCAGCGCACCGCCGAAGAGGGCGAGCGAGAGGGCCACGGAGACGATGACCGCGAAGGTCATCGTGAGATTGCGACGGAGACCGACTCCGATCTCCGAGAGTACGAACTGGGCGCGCATGGCGAGTCTTTCAGCCTTTCCGTCTTGTCGCTCTACGTGCTCAGTGCTGGTAGCCGTAGACGCCGCGCGCCTGGTCTCGTACGAGACGGCCCTGCTCGAGCTCGATGACGCGCTTGCGCATCTGGTCGACGATGTTCTGGTCGTGGGTCGCCATCACCACCGTGGTGCCGGTCCTGTTGATCCGGTCCAGCAGCTTCATGATGCCGACGGAGGTCTGCGGGTCGAGGTTGCCGGTCGGCTCGTCCGCGATCAGCAGCATCGGGCGGTTGACGAAGGCCCGCGCGATCGCGACGCGCTGCTGCTCACCACCGGAGAGCTCACCGGGCATCCGGTCCTCCTTGCCGCCGAGCCCGACGAGGTCGAGGACCTGCGGGACCGCCTTGCGGATCTCGCCACGCGGCTTGCCGATGACCTCCTGCGCGAAGGCCACGTTCTCCGCGACGGTCTTGTTGGGCAGCAGACGGAAGTCCTGGAAGACGGTGCCGAGCTGGCGGCGCATGTGCGGCACCTTCCAGTTCGAGAGCCGGGCGAGGTCCTTGCCCAGGACATGCACCATGCCGTGGCTGGCGCGCTCCTCGCGCAGGATCAGCCGCAGAAAGGTCGACTTTCCGGAACCGGACGAGCCCACGAGGAAGACGAACTCCCCCTTCTCGATCTCCAGGGAGACGTCGCGCAGGGCTGGGCGGTTCTGCTTGGGGTAGCTCTTGGAGACGTTGTCGAATCGGATCACGGGTGCACCACGGTCGGCCGGGAGTAGGTGTGCGTGACCTTACGCGAATGCGGACGGCGCGCGCAGTTGCCGTCCGGAGTTGCGCGTTTTGTCCGATACCGGAATGGGCGTATTCCGGCGAGGCGCGCCGAAACGCGCGGGAGCTGGCACAGTGGTAGGGGGAACGGACGCGTTCCCCGGAGCGTTGAGCGGAGAGAAGTCCTGGCCGGCGACTCCGCCGCGCGGGAGGAGGAGAGCGCATGACCTATGACCGACTGGTGTGCGCGAACTGCGCGGCGCCTGTCACCGAAGGCCGGTGCCCCGTCTGCCGCGCCAATCGCGAGCGGCTCCAGCAGCAGGAAGGCCCGCTGGCGGGCCTGAGCCCTGTGGCGCTGCTGACGCTGCTGGTGGTCCTGGTGGCCGCGGTGGCGTTGCTGGCACATCAGACCGCGTAGGACCGCGCAGGACCGTGTAGCCACCGCCGTACAGAGCAGGACGAGGGCCCGGAGTGCTGGATGCACTCCGGGCCCTTGTCACGCGCTGTTACTTTTCTCGCCCGTCACTCACGCAGCGGTACGGCCGCTGCCGACGAGGCGCGGCAGCATGCGGAAGCCGATGCCACCGGCGATCATCGTCGCGGCGCCGACCAGCAGGAACGTGGTCTCGGCGGCGCCGGTCTCGGCGAGCTCCTCCTTGGCCGCACCCTGCTCGACCGGCTGCGAGCCGGCGTTGTCGGTGTCCGTGTTGTCGGCGCACTCGGCCCCGTCGAGGTCCACGGTGCAGGTGCCGGCGCCACCGTCGGTGCCGCCGGTGGAGCTGCCACCGGTGGCGGCGGAGCCGCCCTGGTCGCCGCCGCTGTTGCCGTTACCGCCCGAGTTGCCGTTGGTGGAACCGCCCGTGGCGGTGGAGCCGCCAGAGGTCGCGTCACCCGTCGTGGAGCCACCGGTCGTGGTGTCACCCGTGGTCGAACCACCCGTGGTGGTGTCACCCGTCGTGGAACCGCCGATAGAGGCGGCGCCGCCGACGGTCGCGTCACCCGTCGTGGAGCCACCGGTCGTGGTGTCACCCGTGGTCGAACCACCCGTGGTGGTGTCACCCGTCGTGGAACCGCCGATAGAGGCGGTACCGCCGATGGTCACGTCACCCGTCGTGGAGCCACCGGTCGTGGTGTCACCCGTGGTCGAACCACCCGTGGTGGTGTCACCCGTCGTGGAACCGCCGGTCGTCGTGTCGCCCGTCGTCGAGCCACCGACCGTCTGGCCGAGGGTGTCCTCGCCCTCGGTGGCGCCGCTGTTCTCGCCCCCCTCGATGGCGTTGATCCCGATCTCGGCACCCTGCTCGGAAACATCGGCGCTCGCGCCGATGCCCGCAACGTTCACGTCGATGCCGACGGCCTGAGCGGCACCCGCGGCGGTCAGCGACGCACCGGCGGCGATCACCGCGCCGGCGGCTATCCGCGCCACACGGATCCGCGTCTTGTTGGTCATCTGCTGCTACCCCCAGTAGCTGAAATCGTCAGTGTGCAGCGTCATGGGGCAGCAGCCGCTGAGGGTCGTTCTTCCGCTTCCCCCGCTCACACGCGCCCCAAGTAACACGCATGCCGCGCGCCAGCCTCCCCCAGTTTGCGCGGACGCGTCAAGTTTCATTGCGTCTGCGATGCCCGAAATAGGGGCAGTTGACCGAGGCGCACGCAGGTACTGTGACGAAAAAGGGAACTGCCGCCCACGGGGCGGCAGTTCCCTTGTCGATAAAGCGAGGTCCTACTTCTCCTGCTGCTTGCGCCAGCGAATTCCCGCTTCCAGGAAGCCGTCGATCTCGCCGTCCAGCACCGACTGCGGGTTGCCGACCTCGAACTCCGTACGGAGGTCCTTGACCATCTGGTACGGGTGGAGGACGTACGAACGCATCTGGTTGCCCCAGGAGCTGCCGCCGTCGCCCTTGAGGGCGTCCATCTTGGCCCGCTCCTCCTGGCGCTGACGCTCCAGGAGCTTCGCCTGGAGGACGTTCATCGCGCTCGCCTTGTTCTGGATCTGGGAGCGCTCGTTCTGGCAGGAGACCACGATGCCGGTCGGGATGTGGGTGATGCGGACCGCGGAGTCGGTCGTGTTGACACCCTGGCCGCCCGGGCCCGACGCGCGGTAGACGTCCACACGCAGGTCGGACTCGTCGATCTCGACGTGGTCGGACTGCTCGACGACCGGGAGGATCTCGACGCCCGCGAAGGACGTCTGACGGCGGCCCTGGTTGTCGAAGGGGGAGATGCGCACCAGGCGGTGCGTGCCCTGCTCGACCGAGAGCGTGCCGTAGGCGTAGGGCGCCTTGACGACGAAGGTGGTCGACTTGATGCCGGCCTCTTCCGCGTACGAGGTCTCGTAGATCTCCGTGCCGTAGCCGTGCCGCTCGGCCCAGCGCAGGTACATGCGCTGGAGCTGCTCGGCGAAGTCGGCGGCATCGACGCCACCGGCCTCCGCGCGGATGTTGACGAGCGCCTCGCGCTCGTCGTACTCGCCGGAGAGGAGCGTGCGGACCTCCATCTCGTCCAGCGCCTTGCGGACCGACTCCAGCTCGGACTCGGCCTCGGCGCGGGTGTCCGGGTCGTCCTCGGCCTCGGCGAGCTCGAAGAGCACCTCGAGGTCGTCGATCCGCCCGCGCAGCGCCTCCGCCTTGCGGACCTCGGCCTGCAGGTGCGAGAGCTTGCTGGTGATCTTCTGCGCCGCCTCGGGGTCGTCCCACAGGGACGGCGCCGCCGCCTGCTCCTCGAGCACGGCGATGTCTGCCCTCATCCTGTCGAGGTCCAGGACGGCCTCGATCGACCCCATGGTCGAGGAGAGGGACTTCAGCTCTTCGGATACATCGACGACTGCCACGCGTCCAGCGTAACGGCTGGCCGAGGCATTCCGGCCCGCCAGGCCCTCTCCGGCCGGTCCGGCCCCTGGCAGGCCGACCCGGCGGGCAGGCCCTACGGCTGCGAGGGAGCCGACTGCTTGGAGTCCTCGGGCGGTACGGAGCCGTCGTCGCCGCTCGCCGCCAGCCAGCCGCCGACGCCTGCCGCCGCGGCCAGCACCAGGCCCGCGACACCCAGCGTGATCCGGCGCCTGCGGACCGCGTCCGACGACTTGTGCCGGGCGGAGCCGGGGCGGCGCTGACCCGCGGAGCGGGGGGCGCGGGCGGTGCCGCGGGCGCCGCCCTCGAGCTCGTCGGGGGCCGGGACGCGCATCGAGGTGTGGGTGTCCCGGTTGGAGTCGGTGGCCGAGCCGCGGACGAGGGGGACGGCGGCCCTGCGGGGGCCGTTGGGGAGGGTCGCGAAGTCCGGTTCCTCGTACGGCTCGGACGAAGGCTCGGCATCGGGCTCGTCCACGTCCAGCGGGGACATGCCCGCCAGCAGCGGCAGCACGTGGTGGAGGCGCGCGGCGAGTTCGGAGGCGCGCAGCCGGGACGCGGGCGCCTTGGCCAGGCACTGGACGATCAGCTGCCACAGCTCGTCCGGGATGCCGGGCAGCGGGACCACGGTCTCGGTGACGTGCCGGCGCAGGACCGCGCCCGGGTGGCCGCCGCCGAAGGGGGTGAAGCCCGCGAGGAGCTCGTACAGCACGGTCGCGAGGGCGTAGATGTCGACGGCGGCGCGCGGCGGGAGGCCCTCGACGATCTCCGGGGCGAGGTAGTCCGGCGTACCGATGATCTTGGTGGCCCGGGTGCGGCGCGGGGTGTCGATGAGCTTGGCGACGCCGAAGTCGGTGAGCAGCGCGGGGTGGGCGCCGCCGGGCCCGAGCGGGCCCTGCATGTCGAGCAGGATGTTCTCCGGCTTGACGTCGCGGTGGACGACTCCGGCGGCGTGGGCCGCGGCGAGGCCCTCGGCGACGTCGGCGATGATCGCGACGGCGGCCTCGGGGGCGAGCCGGCGCTCGCGGTCGAGGCGGGTGCGCAGATCGGTGCCGCGGACGAGGTCCATCACCAGGGCGAGGTCGTTGCCGTCCACGACCAGGTCACGGACGCCGACGACGCGCGGGTGGTCGAGTCCGAGAAGGGCCGTGCGCTCCTGGACGAAGCGTCCGACCAGCTCCTGGTCGGACGCGAGATCCTCGCGCAACAGCTTGATGGCGACGGGGCCTTCGGGGCCCTCGCCGAGCCACACCGTGCCCGCGCTGCCCCTCCCGAGGATCTGGTGGGCGGTGTACCGGCTGCCGATGTTCCGTGCCAAGACTGCTCCCTCAGCGGCTGGCGTTGCCCATCAAAGTACGCGGGTGTCCGGGTGTCTCGTGCCCCGGATGGCGCCAACCGTCACTTCTGCGGGGCTTTTTCCCCCGCAGAAGTCGACATAACGACAGACTGATCGCTCGCTACTGCCCCGTACCGCCACCGGTGCCCGTGGTCGTACCGGTGCCCGGGTCCGAGGCGGTGAGCTCCTCGATGAACTTGCTGATGCCGGAGATCCCGTCGCCGATCGCCTTGAAGTAGCTCTGGCCCTGGCCGATCCAGTCCTGGAGCGGGGTCAGCTCCCAGATCAGCCAGCCCGCCACGAAGAACAGGGCCAGCGTGAAGAGGCAGCCCTTGAGGCAGCCGAGGCCCGGGATCCGCATCGGGTTCGCGCTGCGCTGCCGCGGCGGGCGCGGCGCGGGCTGCTGCGGCGGCGGCTGCGGGGGCGCGTACTGCTGCTGCGGTGCGTACTGCTGCCGCTGCGGGGGCTGGGGAGCCCACTGCTGCTGGGGCTGCTGAGGCTGCCGTCGCGGCTGCGGCTGCGGCTGGGGCCGCTGCTGGCGCTGGGGCGGCTGCTGCGGCCCGGGGGCCGGCTGCCGCTGCGGGCGCCGGCGCAGCGGGTCCTGGCTCGGGTCCAGGTACTGGACCTGGGTCTGCTCGTTGCGGTCGCGGGCCGCCTGGAGCTGGGACTGCCAGGGGTGCGGGTCCTCCGGACCGGGCTGCGGCGGGCCGTCGGGGCGCGGCGGCAGGGGCGGCATGACCGCGGTCGGGTCGGCGGCGCCCCGGTTCGGCAGTACGGCGGTGGGGTCGGCCGCACCGGGCATGCCCGTCTGGGACATCACGCTGGTCGCGGCGGACGGGTCGTACTGGGAGGCGTTGCTCTGGAACACCTGCGTGGGGTCGGAGGCGCCGGGCATGCCGGGCACGGTGGCGGGCGACGGGTCGGGCGCGAGCAGCGCGCCGACGCCCTCCGCCGCCTCGATCTGGGCGGGCGTGGAGTGGACGCCGACCCCGGCCGCGACCGTACGCAGACCGCGGGCGAGGTTCTCGGCGCTCGGCCGCTCGCCGGGCTCCTTGCGCAGGCAGCGCTCTATCACCGTCCACAGCGGCCCGGGGACGGTGGACGGGCGGCGGGGCTCCTCGCTGAGGTGGCGGTGCAGCACCTCGAGGGCGGTGCCGCCGGCGAACGGGGGGCGGCCGGTGACCAGCTCGTACAGCAGGATTCCGGCGCCGTAGATGTCGACGGCGGAGGTCTGCGGGCGGCCCTCGGCGGACTCCGGGGCGACGTAGGCCGGCGTGCCGACGAACTCGTGCGTACGGGTCAGGCCCGGGGAGTCGGCGAGGCGGGCGATGCCGAAGTCGGTGAGCATCGGGTGCATCTCGCCGCCGCGCTCGGCCAGCAGGACGTTGGCGGGCTTGAGGTCGCGGTGGACGACGCCGTCGGCGTGGCTCGCGGCGAGTGCGTCCGCGATCTGGGCGGTCAGCAGGGCGGCCGCGACCGGGGTGAAGGGGCCGTTGTCGCGGAGGTAGCGGTGCAGGTCGGGGCCCTCGACCAGGTCCATCACCAGGGCGAGGAGGTCGCCCTCGACGACCAGGTCACGGGTGCGGACGATGTTCGGGTGGGTCAGGCGGAGCAGGACGGAGCGCTCGCGCAGGAAGCGCATCACCACGTCCGCGTCGTTCGCCAGCTCCTCCTTGAGGACCTTGATCGCGACGGTCTCGCCCGGCTGGCCGGGCACGGCCGCCTCGGCCCCGGCGGTCTCCCGCTGGCGGGCCCGCCAGACGGTGCCCGTGGCACCGCGGCCGAGCGGTTCCTCGAGCAGGTACTTGCTGCCTACCGGCCGCACGTCATGCGCTCCCTGCTGATCGTCATCGGATCGTCGTTCCGGTGGTCCCCGTTACATGCTTGGACCCGTCCATGTGTCCGACCCACTGTAGTGCCGCCGATCGGGTCACCGGGGGTCACCGGGGGCGGCCACCGGATTGGCCCGTAAGACGTCCCCGGCGGGCCGATGGTTGCCGAACGGACGTGCTGAGGGTGGTGCAGACGATCCCAACCAGGCACTTTTCTGCCCAGGCCGGGTCCAGTGTCGGCCATTCAAGATCACTTGAGGGTAGGGGGCGGGCGCGTTGTCAGTGGCAGGTGCGAGGATGCCTCCAGCACGGAGATGTGGGGTCGGGAGAGCCCTGCGGCCGTGCCGACCTGCCGGGTGGGGGGAATCACAGGGCGGCTCCCCTGCCGGGCACCCCGCGCAGAAGGGACCGCTGACGGCGATGCAGATCCGGCTGACCGTCCTCGCGCCGCGCAGCGGCCTGTCCACGTCCGGGCAGGCCCTGGGCCCTGCGCGCGCATGCGACGTGCTGGTCACGGCCCCCGCGGGCACGGCGCTGGCGGCGGTGGCCTCCGCTCTCGCCGCGGCCGTGTCCGGCGCGGAAGCGGCACCGGGCCCGGTCGTCCTGTTCGCCGGGCGCGAGCGGCTCGACGCCCAGCGGTGCGCGCTGGGCGAGCCCCCGCTGGTCGACGGCGCGGTGCTGTCGCTCCAGACACCCGCCGACGACGAGGCGGAGGACGGCGAGGCCGGGTCCCAGGCCCGGCTCCATGTGGTCGCGGGCCCTGACGCGGGCGGGGTTCATTTGCTGCACGGCGGCCAGATCCGCGTCGGACGCGCGGCGGAGGCGGATGTTCCGCTGGACGACCCCGATGTGTCGCGGCTCCACTGCTCGGTGACCGTCGCCGAGGACGGCGGGGTCACGGTCGCGGACCTCGGCTCCACGAACGGCACGACGCTGGACGGCGCCGACGTCGGTCCCCGTCCGGTGCGGCTTCCCGTGGGCGCGCTCCTCCGTATAGGTGAATCCACCCTCCGCCTGGCGCCTGCGGCGGCCCCCGAGCGGCTGGCGACGACACCGGACGGCGAGGGCCACCTGCGCGTCGGCGCCGCCTCCGCGGATCACGCCCGCAGCGACGCCCCGGACGCCTCCGGCACCCCCGGCACCCCCGGCACCAGGGATGCCCTCATCGCACCGGAGGCCGGGCCGGGTCCGTACGGGCACGGGGACGACCGCGCGGTGCCGGAGATCCCCGGGCAGGTGCCGGAGATCCCCGGGCAGCGGAGTCCTTCGTGGGCCCGGGGGGAGCACGACTCCGCCGCGCAGGATGCGGTGCGCCGACGCGGCCGCGACGCAGTCCGGGGGGCGACGACGCACGGGTTGGGCGGCCACATGCCCGGTGACCCCGCGGTCCACGGCGCGGACGCCACCCACGGCGGGACCACGCACGGCCTGGGCGCTTACCTGCCCGGGGGCACAGCCGCGGACGAGCCGGGCAGGGGCGCGGGCGGCCCCGGTGGCCTCGGCGACTCCGGCAGCCCCGGTGACCGCGAGCGGACCGCGGGCCCCGGCCCGGGGCGGCGCCCGCGGAAGCGCGGCATAGGTGCCTGGGCACGGCGGCTGGCCGGCGGGCGGGACGCCGCCGGTGACGCGGGGCACGAGTGGGGCGAGCCCGCCGAGGCCGCCACTGGGCCCCTTGCCGAGACCTGGCCCGACCCCGCCGCCGTGCTGCTCACCGCTCTCGGGCCGGGGCCCCGGTTGTGGGAGCGCGGGCCGGGACACGCCGAGGAGCTCGTCGTCAGGCTCGGCACCGCGGAGCGGGCCGGCACCTCCGCCGTGCCCGTCACCGTCGGGCTGCGCGAGGCCGGGGCGCTCGGGCTCGCAGGGCCGCGCGAGCGGCTCGCAGGGCTGGCCAGGTCGGTCGTGGCGCAGCTCGCCGCGCTGCACTCATCCGCCGACCTGGAGATCGTGCTGATCAGCGCGGACCGCACGCGGCCCCTGGAGCGGCGCAAAGCCGACTGGGCCTGGCTCGGCTGGCTCCCGCACCTGCGGCCCGCCCACGGCCAGGACTGTCGGCTCCTGCTCGCCTACGACCGGGACCAGGCCGCGGCCCGCGCCGCCGAGCTGACCCGGCGGCTCGACGACGGCCCGCTCGGGCCCGGCTGGCCCAGCGCGGACCGCCGCGCGGTCGAGGACGCGGCGGCGCGCCACACCGGCCCGCGGACCGTGCTGATCCTTGACGGCGACCCCGGCTCCGCGGCGCTCCGCGAGGCCACGGCGCGGCTCACCGGGGCGGGCGCGGCCGGGGGCATCCACGTCGTCTGCCTGGCCGAGACCCCGGCCGCCTCGCCGCGCTCCCCGGTGGCGGCGACGTACGAGGAGGCATGCGCGGCGTCGCTCGCGTTCCGCGAGTGCGGGGCGGTGGCGCTGCTGAGCGGCGACGTGGCGACGGCGCTGCGACTGCTGCGCACGGCGGCGGGGCAGCCTGCCGGACACGGCACGGTCGCCGCGCTGGACGCGGTCTCAGCGGCGTGGGCGGAGCGCTTCGGCCGGGCGCTGGCACCGCTGCGTGCGGCGGCGGACGGGGACGACGCACGGTCCGGGACGGCGCGCGGCAGGGCGGCGGCCGTGGCGTCGCCGCTGCCCCAGTCGGCCCGGCTGCTGGACGAGTTGGGGCTGGCCCGGGCCACGCCCGCGTCGCTGATGGCGCGTTGGGCCTCCGCACCGGACGGCACGGCCGTGCTGGGCGCGGGGCCGCGCGGCCCGCTCTCCGTCGACCTCACCGGCGAGGGACCGCATCTGCTGATCGAGGGCCCCGCGGGCAGCGGGCGCACGGAGCTGCTCCGCGCGATCGCCGCCTCGCTGGCCGCGGCCGGCCGGCCCGACCGGCTCGGGCTGCTGCTGGTCGACGGTGCGGGCGGCGAGCGCGGTGAGGGCCTCGCGGCCTGTACGGAGCTCCCCCATGTCACCGAGCATCTGGTCGCGTCGGACCCGGTCCGGATGCGTGCGTTCGCCCAGGCTCTCGGTGCCGAGCTGAAGCGGCGGGCCGAGCTGCTGGGCCGGGAAAGCTTCGCGGAGTGGCACGCCCGGCGGACGGTCGCGGACCGCCTGGTGGGCCAGCGCTCCGCCCCGTCCGCCGAGTCCGCCTTCGCGGCCACCTCCCCTTCCGCCTCCGCACGGGGCGATCGCGCCGACCGTGGCGATGTCGACTCGCCGGACTCGGGCTCGCTGCGGCTGCGGGCGCGGGCCGCGCTCGCCGCGGGAGCCGCCACGCGGCAGACGGGATCGGGTGCGGGCGGCGCCATGGCGGGCGAGGCGGCGCCACAGCAGATGCGCCCCGCCGCGCCGGCGGCTGATGCCACCGAAGGTCACGCGAGCCCGGCAGGCCCGGTCGGGCAGGGCCTCGCTTCCGGAACCGCCGGAGCTGTCGGATCCGCCGGAACCGCCGGAACCGCCGGAACCGCCGGGCGCCGCTCCGCGGCCGAACCCCGCGGGTCCCGGCCGGGCGCAGCCGGCGCCAGTCCGGCCGGGCCTGACGGTGGCACGGGTCCGGCCGGTGCCCGTACGACCGCCCCTGCGGCGACGGGCGCACCGCCCACGCTGCCCCGCCTGGTCGTGCTCGCCGACGACTACGACGCGCTGGTCGCCCCCGCGCTCGGCAGCCCGGGCCGTCCGGCCGCCGGCTCCGTCGTGCGGGCGCTGGAGGCGGTGGCCAGGGACGGCGAGCGGCTCGGCGTCCATCTCATCGCGACGTCCGCCCGGCCCGACCGCACCGAGGACACCGAGCTGGCACGCCGGGCACGGCTGCGTGTCGTGCTCGATCCGCCGCCCGTGTCCCCCGGCCCGGACGACCCCGCCCCCGGGCGCGGCCGGCTGGGGCATCCGGACGGGCGCGTGACCCCCTTCCAGGGCGGCCGCGTGACCGGCCGCATCCCCCGGACGGCGACGCTCCGGCCCACCGTGGTCGAGCTGGAGTGGGAGCGCATGGGCGACCCGCCGACCCGCCGCCAGGTCCGTGAGCTGGGCAACGGCCCCACGGACCTGGCCCTCCTCGCCAGCGCCCTCGACCGCGCCGCCCGCTCGGTCGACGCCACCCCCCTCCCGCCCCTCCCTCTGCACCGCTGACCTCCACGGACCGCGTACGCACACTGACTGCACGTCACGAGCCCATCACGATCACCCAGTTGACAGGGAAGGCGGTATTGCCTCGCTCCCGCCCCGGGCGTAGACCTGAGCGCACGGGACGGGAGCGGTGCTGCCTGCGTCACGGCCGGCTGCGCCCTCCACAGCGCACGGGAGAGACGGGGCTGGCATGCGCATCACTCGTACTCGCACACGCACGACTCGGAGCAGGGCCGCCATCGGGCTCGCGGCCGCTGCTGCCCTCCTGGCACTCACCGGCTGCGGCGGTGACAACGATGGCGGCGGCGGAAGCACACCGGACAGCACCAGCGGCAGCGACTCCGCGCCCACCGTCCGGCTGCCCAAGCTGAACGGCGAGAAGATCGAGGTCGCCGCGGTCTGGACCGGCCCCGAGCAGGAGAACTTCACCAAGGTCCTCAAGGAGTTCGAGAAGCGCACCGGCGCGACCGTCACCTTCGTCCCGGCGCAGGACCCGATCGTCAACTTCCTCGGCACGAAGATCGCCGGCGGCAGCCCGCCCGATGTCGCGATGCTGCCGCAGGTCGGCGCGATCAAGGAGACCGTGGCCAAGAAGTGGGCCAAGCCCCTCGGCCCGGAGGCCAAGGCGGAGCTCGCCAAGAACTACGCCAAGGGCTGGCAGGACCTCGGCTCGGTCGACGGCACCCCGTACGGCGTGTACTTCAAGGCCGCCAGCAAGTCCCTCATCTGGTACAACAACGCGGTCTTCGAGAACGCGGGCGCCACCGAGCCCAAGACCTGGAAGGAATTCCTCACGACGGCCGAGACGATCTCCGCGTCCGGCGTCACCCCGGTCTCGGTCGGCGGCGCGGACGGCTGGACGCTCACCGACTGGTTCGAGAACGTCTATCTCTCGCAGGCAGGCCCGGAGAAGTACGACCAGCTGGCCAAGCACGAGATCAAGTGGACGGACCCGTCCGTCACGCAGGCGCTCACCACCCTCGGCGAGCTGTTCGGCAAGCCGGCCCTGATCGCGGGCGGCGCCGACGGCGCACTGCAGACGGAGTTCCCCGCGTCCGTCACCCAGACCTTCACCGGCGGCGACCAGCCCAAGGGCGCGATGGTCTTCGAGGGCGACTTCGTCACCGTCAACATCGCGCAGACCGAGGCGAAGATCGGTACGGACGCGAAGGTCTTCCCGTTCCCGGCGGTCGGCGCAGAGCCCCCGGTGGTCACCGGCGGCGACGCGGCCGTCGCCCTGACCGACTCCAAGGGCGCCCAGGCCCTGCTGACGTTCCTGGCCTCGCCCGACGCGGCGAAGATCTGGGCCGGGTCCGGCGGCTTCATCTCCCCGAACAAGTCCCTGGACGTGGCCGCGTATCCGAACGACATCCAGCGTGACATCGCGAAGGCGCTGATCGCCGCGGGCGACGACTTCCGCTTCGACATGTCGGACCAGATGCCGCAGTCGTTCGGCGGTACGCCCGGCAAGGGCGAGTGGAAGGCGCTCCAGGACTTCCTGAAGAACCCGAAGGACATCGCGGGCACGCAGGCACGGCTGGAGGCCGACGCGGCCAAGGCGTACGGGAACTGAGGCCGCGATGACGGCCCCCGAAGCCTCGGCCCGGGTACCGGAGGGCGAGGGCGGCACCGCGCGCGGGCGACGCGGTACGAGCGTGACCGGCACCCGCCGGCTCGTCGCCGCCGGTTTTCTGCTGCCGGCGCTCGTGCTGCTCGGCGCGCTCGTGGTCTACCCGATCGGGTACTCGCTCTACCGGTCCTTCTTCGACAAGTCCGGCGACGGCTTCGCCGGGCTCGGCAACTACGTCGAGATCTTCACCGACGACACCATCCTCACGGCCGTCAAGAACAACGCGGTCTGGGTGCTCGTCGCCCCGGCCGTCGCGACCGCCCTCGGCCTGGTCTTCGCCGTACTCACCGAACGGGTCCG from Streptomyces formicae includes these protein-coding regions:
- a CDS encoding FHA domain-containing protein — its product is MQIRLTVLAPRSGLSTSGQALGPARACDVLVTAPAGTALAAVASALAAAVSGAEAAPGPVVLFAGRERLDAQRCALGEPPLVDGAVLSLQTPADDEAEDGEAGSQARLHVVAGPDAGGVHLLHGGQIRVGRAAEADVPLDDPDVSRLHCSVTVAEDGGVTVADLGSTNGTTLDGADVGPRPVRLPVGALLRIGESTLRLAPAAAPERLATTPDGEGHLRVGAASADHARSDAPDASGTPGTPGTRDALIAPEAGPGPYGHGDDRAVPEIPGQVPEIPGQRSPSWARGEHDSAAQDAVRRRGRDAVRGATTHGLGGHMPGDPAVHGADATHGGTTHGLGAYLPGGTAADEPGRGAGGPGGLGDSGSPGDRERTAGPGPGRRPRKRGIGAWARRLAGGRDAAGDAGHEWGEPAEAATGPLAETWPDPAAVLLTALGPGPRLWERGPGHAEELVVRLGTAERAGTSAVPVTVGLREAGALGLAGPRERLAGLARSVVAQLAALHSSADLEIVLISADRTRPLERRKADWAWLGWLPHLRPAHGQDCRLLLAYDRDQAAARAAELTRRLDDGPLGPGWPSADRRAVEDAAARHTGPRTVLILDGDPGSAALREATARLTGAGAAGGIHVVCLAETPAASPRSPVAATYEEACAASLAFRECGAVALLSGDVATALRLLRTAAGQPAGHGTVAALDAVSAAWAERFGRALAPLRAAADGDDARSGTARGRAAAVASPLPQSARLLDELGLARATPASLMARWASAPDGTAVLGAGPRGPLSVDLTGEGPHLLIEGPAGSGRTELLRAIAASLAAAGRPDRLGLLLVDGAGGERGEGLAACTELPHVTEHLVASDPVRMRAFAQALGAELKRRAELLGRESFAEWHARRTVADRLVGQRSAPSAESAFAATSPSASARGDRADRGDVDSPDSGSLRLRARAALAAGAATRQTGSGAGGAMAGEAAPQQMRPAAPAADATEGHASPAGPVGQGLASGTAGAVGSAGTAGTAGTAGRRSAAEPRGSRPGAAGASPAGPDGGTGPAGARTTAPAATGAPPTLPRLVVLADDYDALVAPALGSPGRPAAGSVVRALEAVARDGERLGVHLIATSARPDRTEDTELARRARLRVVLDPPPVSPGPDDPAPGRGRLGHPDGRVTPFQGGRVTGRIPRTATLRPTVVELEWERMGDPPTRRQVRELGNGPTDLALLASALDRAARSVDATPLPPLPLHR
- a CDS encoding ABC transporter substrate-binding protein; amino-acid sequence: MRITRTRTRTTRSRAAIGLAAAAALLALTGCGGDNDGGGGSTPDSTSGSDSAPTVRLPKLNGEKIEVAAVWTGPEQENFTKVLKEFEKRTGATVTFVPAQDPIVNFLGTKIAGGSPPDVAMLPQVGAIKETVAKKWAKPLGPEAKAELAKNYAKGWQDLGSVDGTPYGVYFKAASKSLIWYNNAVFENAGATEPKTWKEFLTTAETISASGVTPVSVGGADGWTLTDWFENVYLSQAGPEKYDQLAKHEIKWTDPSVTQALTTLGELFGKPALIAGGADGALQTEFPASVTQTFTGGDQPKGAMVFEGDFVTVNIAQTEAKIGTDAKVFPFPAVGAEPPVVTGGDAAVALTDSKGAQALLTFLASPDAAKIWAGSGGFISPNKSLDVAAYPNDIQRDIAKALIAAGDDFRFDMSDQMPQSFGGTPGKGEWKALQDFLKNPKDIAGTQARLEADAAKAYGN